From a region of the Nomascus leucogenys isolate Asia unplaced genomic scaffold, Asia_NLE_v1 Super-Scaffold_285, whole genome shotgun sequence genome:
- the GRB7 gene encoding growth factor receptor-bound protein 7 isoform X1, whose amino-acid sequence MELDLSPPHLGSSPEDLCPAPGTPPGTPQPPDTPLPEEVKRSQPLLIPTTGRKLREEERRATSLPSIPNPFPELCSPPSQSPILGGPSSARGLLPRDASRPHVVKVYSEDGACRSVEVAAGATARHVCEMLVQRAHALSDETWGLVECHPHLALERGLEDHESVVEVQAAWPVGGDSRFIFRKNFAKYELFKSSPHSLFPEKMVSSCLDAHTGISHEDLIQNFLNAGSFPEIQGFLQLRGSGRKLWKRFFCFLRRSGLYYSTKGTSKDPRHLQYVADVNESNVYVVTQGRKLYGMPTDFGFCVKPNKLRNGHKGLRIFCSEDEQSRTCWLAAFRLFKYGVQLYKNYQQAQSRHLHPSCLGSPPLRSVSDNTLVAMDFSGHAGRVIENPREALSVALEEAQAWRKKTNHRLSLPTPASGTSLSAAIHRTQLWFHGRISREESQRLIGQQGLVDGLFLVRESQRNPQGFVLSLCHLQKVKHYLILPSEEEGRLYFSMDDGQTRFTDLLQLVEFHQLNRGILPCLLRHCCTRVAL is encoded by the exons ATGGAGCTGGATCTGTCTCCACCTCATCTTGGCAGCTCTCCGGAAGACCTTTGCCCAGCCCCTGGGACCCCTCCTGGGACTCCCCAGCCCCCTGATACCCCTCTGCCTGAGGAGGTAAAGAGGTCCCAGCCTCTCCTCATCCCAACCACCGGCAG GAAACTTCGAGAGGAGGAGCGGCGtgccacctccctcccctctatCCCCAACCCCTTCCCTGAGCTCTGCAGTCCTCCCTCACAGAGCCCCATTCTCGGGGGCCCCTCCAGTGCAAGGGGGCTGCTCCCCCGCGATGCCAGCCGCCCCCAT GTAGTAAAGGTGTACAGTGAGGATGGGGCCTGCAGGTCTGTGGAGGTGGCGGCAGGTGCCACAGCTCGCCATGTGTGTGAAATGCTGGTGCAGCGAGCTCACGCCCTGAGCGACGAGACCTGGGGGCTGGTGGAGTGCCACCCCCACCTAGCACTGG AGCGGGGTTTGGAGGACCACGAGTCCGTAGTGGAAGTGCAGGCTGCCTGGCCCGTGGGCGGAGATAGCCGCTTCATCTTCCGGAAAAACTTCGCCAAGTACGAACTGTTCAAGAGCTCCCCA CACTCCCTGTTCCCAGAAAAAATGGTCTCCAGCTGTCTCGATGCACACACTGGTATATCCCATGAAGACCTCATCCAG AACTTCCTGAATGCTGGCAGCTTTCCTGAGATCCAGGGCTTTCTGCAGCTGCGGGGTTCAGGACGGAAGCTTTGGAAACGCTTTTTCTGCTTCTTGCGCCGATCTGGCCTCTATTACTCCACCAAGGGCACCTCTAAG GATCCGAGGCACCTGCAGTACGTGGCAGATGTGAACGAGTCCAACGTGTACGTGGTGACGCAGGGCCGCAAGCTCTACGGGATGCCCACCGACTTCGGTTTCTGTGTCAAG CCCAACAAGCTTCGAAATGGCCACAAGGGGCTTCGGATCTTCTGCAGTGAAGACGAGCAGAGCCGCACCTGCTGGCTGGCTGCCTTCCGCCTCTTCAAG tacGGAGTGCAGCTGTACAAGAATTACCAGCAGGCACAGTCTCGCCATCTGCATCCATCTTGTTTGGGCTCCCCACCCTTG AGAAGTGTCTCAGATAATACCCTGGTGGCCATGGACTTCTCTGGCCATGCTGGGCGTGTCATCGAGAACCCCCGGGAGGCTCTGAGTGTGGCCCTGGAggaggcccaggcctggagg AAGAAGACAAACCACCGCCTCAGCCTGCCCACACCGGCCTCCGGCACGAGCCTCAGTGCAG CCATCCACCGCACCCAACTCTGGTTCCACGGGCGCATTTCCCGTGAGGAGAGCCAGCGGCTTATTGGACAGCAGGGCTTGGTAGACGG CCTGTTCCTGGTCCGGGAGAGTCAGCGGAACCCCCAGGGCTTTGTCCTCTCTCTGTGCCACCTGCAGAAAGTGAAGCATTATCTCATCCTGCCG AGCGAGGAGGAGGGCCGCCTGTACTTCAGCATGGATGATGGCCAGACCCGCTTCACTGACCTGCTGCAGCTCGTGGAGTTCCACCAGCTGAACCGCGGCATCCTGCCGTGCTTGCTGCGCCATTGCTGCACGCGGGTGGCCCTCTGA
- the GRB7 gene encoding growth factor receptor-bound protein 7 isoform X2 — protein MELDLSPPHLGSSPEDLCPAPGTPPGTPQPPDTPLPEEVKRSQPLLIPTTGRKLREEERRATSLPSIPNPFPELCSPPSQSPILGGPSSARGLLPRDASRPHVVKVYSEDGACRSVEVAAGATARHVCEMLVQRAHALSDETWGLVECHPHLALERGLEDHESVVEVQAAWPVGGDSRFIFRKNFAKYELFKSSPHSLFPEKMVSSCLDAHTGISHEDLIQNFLNAGSFPEIQGFLQLRGSGRKLWKRFFCFLRRSGLYYSTKGTSKDPRHLQYVADVNESNVYVVTQGRKLYGMPTDFGFCVKPNKLRNGHKGLRIFCSEDEQSRTCWLAAFRLFKYGVQLYKNYQQAQSRHLHPSCLGSPPLRSVSDNTLVAMDFSGHAGRVIENPREALSVALEEAQAWRKKTNHRLSLPTPASGTSLSAACSWSGRVSGTPRALSSLCATCRK, from the exons ATGGAGCTGGATCTGTCTCCACCTCATCTTGGCAGCTCTCCGGAAGACCTTTGCCCAGCCCCTGGGACCCCTCCTGGGACTCCCCAGCCCCCTGATACCCCTCTGCCTGAGGAGGTAAAGAGGTCCCAGCCTCTCCTCATCCCAACCACCGGCAG GAAACTTCGAGAGGAGGAGCGGCGtgccacctccctcccctctatCCCCAACCCCTTCCCTGAGCTCTGCAGTCCTCCCTCACAGAGCCCCATTCTCGGGGGCCCCTCCAGTGCAAGGGGGCTGCTCCCCCGCGATGCCAGCCGCCCCCAT GTAGTAAAGGTGTACAGTGAGGATGGGGCCTGCAGGTCTGTGGAGGTGGCGGCAGGTGCCACAGCTCGCCATGTGTGTGAAATGCTGGTGCAGCGAGCTCACGCCCTGAGCGACGAGACCTGGGGGCTGGTGGAGTGCCACCCCCACCTAGCACTGG AGCGGGGTTTGGAGGACCACGAGTCCGTAGTGGAAGTGCAGGCTGCCTGGCCCGTGGGCGGAGATAGCCGCTTCATCTTCCGGAAAAACTTCGCCAAGTACGAACTGTTCAAGAGCTCCCCA CACTCCCTGTTCCCAGAAAAAATGGTCTCCAGCTGTCTCGATGCACACACTGGTATATCCCATGAAGACCTCATCCAG AACTTCCTGAATGCTGGCAGCTTTCCTGAGATCCAGGGCTTTCTGCAGCTGCGGGGTTCAGGACGGAAGCTTTGGAAACGCTTTTTCTGCTTCTTGCGCCGATCTGGCCTCTATTACTCCACCAAGGGCACCTCTAAG GATCCGAGGCACCTGCAGTACGTGGCAGATGTGAACGAGTCCAACGTGTACGTGGTGACGCAGGGCCGCAAGCTCTACGGGATGCCCACCGACTTCGGTTTCTGTGTCAAG CCCAACAAGCTTCGAAATGGCCACAAGGGGCTTCGGATCTTCTGCAGTGAAGACGAGCAGAGCCGCACCTGCTGGCTGGCTGCCTTCCGCCTCTTCAAG tacGGAGTGCAGCTGTACAAGAATTACCAGCAGGCACAGTCTCGCCATCTGCATCCATCTTGTTTGGGCTCCCCACCCTTG AGAAGTGTCTCAGATAATACCCTGGTGGCCATGGACTTCTCTGGCCATGCTGGGCGTGTCATCGAGAACCCCCGGGAGGCTCTGAGTGTGGCCCTGGAggaggcccaggcctggagg AAGAAGACAAACCACCGCCTCAGCCTGCCCACACCGGCCTCCGGCACGAGCCTCAGTGCAG CCTGTTCCTGGTCCGGGAGAGTCAGCGGAACCCCCAGGGCTTTGTCCTCTCTCTGTGCCACCTGCAGAAAGTGA